The following are encoded in a window of Bacillota bacterium genomic DNA:
- a CDS encoding ECF transporter S component, with translation MAVESEERNNGVKFITRTAILLALTLAVQWLRLPTMFTGPLVNFMLIISTSLLGNWGGALIGLFTPWIALLVGIIPAPLAPAIPFIMLGNTVYCLIFGIGFRYMRWGGWAGLVVGALLKFSIIAGAARYLLALPSPVTEVLLFPQLVNAIIGGIPAVICALYLLNKIEIKGSRGPE, from the coding sequence ATGGCAGTGGAATCCGAAGAACGGAACAATGGGGTAAAATTTATAACCCGAACGGCGATTCTGTTGGCACTGACACTGGCAGTACAGTGGCTCAGGCTGCCGACGATGTTTACCGGCCCGCTGGTCAATTTTATGCTCATCATTTCCACATCATTGTTGGGGAACTGGGGGGGAGCATTGATCGGTCTTTTCACCCCCTGGATTGCACTCCTGGTAGGGATCATACCTGCACCTCTGGCACCGGCCATTCCTTTCATCATGCTTGGTAACACCGTCTATTGTCTGATTTTCGGGATCGGGTTCAGGTACATGAGGTGGGGCGGGTGGGCCGGCCTTGTTGTCGGCGCCCTGCTCAAGTTTTCGATTATTGCCGGTGCTGCTCGTTATCTTCTGGCTCTTCCGTCGCCCGTGACGGAGGTGCTCCTCTTTCCCCAACTTGTCAACGCCATCATAGGCGGCATTCCCGCTGTCATTTGCGCCCTTTATCTTCTGAATAAAATTGAAATCAAAGGGAGTCGCGGGCCAGAATAA
- a CDS encoding NAD(P)H-dependent oxidoreductase subunit E, with protein MTVKSPPRRELYGQLAEALQKYKGKKGQLIPALREAQQIFGYLPRKVMILVAHEMDIPLAEVYSVVSFYSLFSTRPVGQKKIEICMGTACYVKGAAELLEMIADNLGIKPGEMTPDGRFSLTTSRCVGACSSAPVVKVGEDLHGNVTPEKAAALISALKEEAERGEEGG; from the coding sequence ATGACTGTAAAATCCCCACCCAGGAGAGAGCTCTATGGCCAACTGGCCGAAGCCCTCCAGAAATACAAAGGCAAGAAAGGCCAACTCATCCCCGCCCTCCGCGAGGCACAGCAGATATTCGGATATCTGCCCCGCAAAGTCATGATCCTGGTAGCACATGAAATGGATATTCCCCTGGCTGAAGTGTACAGCGTCGTCAGCTTCTATTCTCTTTTTTCCACCAGGCCGGTGGGACAGAAGAAAATCGAAATCTGTATGGGAACGGCCTGTTACGTCAAGGGCGCGGCCGAATTGCTGGAAATGATCGCCGACAATCTGGGAATCAAACCCGGGGAAATGACCCCGGATGGACGTTTCAGCCTGACCACATCCCGCTGCGTGGGCGCATGCAGCTCTGCCCCGGTCGTCAAGGTCGGGGAAGACCTTCATGGAAATGTTACCCCGGAAAAGGCCGCCGCACTTATTTCCGCCTTGAAAGAAGAGGCGGAAAGGGGAGAAGAAGGAGGGTAG
- a CDS encoding NADH-quinone oxidoreductase subunit NuoF, whose protein sequence is MVSLLEELVEERVYESTVHRLLLCGGAPCVSTGCREVKAAVIEELSSLAPDSPIKITEVGCIGNCSLGPSIIVLPEGIVYHKLTPEDARRVVREHLIKGEVAEDLLYRDPDSDKIRRRREDMPFYRGQTPLVLRNCGIIKPDIVAYMKYRGYAALARALTEMTPEEVIDTIKRSGLRGRGGAGFPTGLKWELARATHGQEKYIICNADEGDPGAFMDRSILEGDPHSVIEGMIIAGYAIGASSGYIYVRAEYPLAMQRCEEAVAQARGELFLGENILEHGFSFDIEIRVGAGAFVCGEETALISSLEGARGDPNPRPPFPVQKGLWGHSTTINNVETLANIPLIVLHGAERFREIGTEDSPGTKVFALAGKIKNPGLIEVPMGTTLRTIIYEIGGGIPDKKEFKAAQIGGPSGGCLTQRHLDMPLDYDSLREAGSMIGSGGLIIMDEDTCMVDIARYYLDFMKDESCGKCTPCRIGTRRMLEILHRISRGEGEENDLDRLKQLSTLMINTSLCGLGRSAPNPVLSTINLFYDEYMAHIRDHRCPAGVCPNLTRPEILSEKCKACGICAKVCPVGAITGERKKGYRIDPRKCINCLECVAECPFEAIVEGKRK, encoded by the coding sequence ATGGTTTCTTTGCTGGAAGAACTGGTAGAGGAAAGGGTATATGAATCTACGGTACACCGTTTGTTGCTCTGCGGGGGGGCACCCTGTGTCTCGACCGGTTGCCGTGAAGTTAAAGCAGCTGTAATCGAGGAACTTTCATCTCTTGCACCGGACAGCCCCATCAAGATCACGGAGGTCGGGTGCATCGGTAATTGCAGTCTGGGCCCTTCCATCATTGTTCTACCGGAGGGGATAGTATACCACAAGCTGACGCCGGAAGATGCCCGCAGGGTGGTGCGGGAACACCTCATAAAGGGAGAGGTCGCGGAAGATCTGCTCTACCGCGACCCGGATTCGGACAAAATCAGACGGCGGCGGGAAGATATGCCATTTTATCGCGGACAGACCCCCCTGGTCTTGCGTAACTGTGGCATCATCAAACCGGATATTGTCGCCTATATGAAATACAGGGGCTATGCGGCGCTGGCCAGGGCATTGACGGAGATGACCCCGGAAGAAGTAATCGATACCATCAAACGGTCGGGCTTGCGGGGACGGGGCGGCGCCGGTTTCCCCACCGGCCTCAAATGGGAACTTGCCCGGGCAACGCACGGGCAGGAGAAATATATCATCTGCAATGCCGACGAGGGGGATCCGGGTGCCTTCATGGACCGGAGCATCCTGGAAGGAGACCCCCACAGTGTAATCGAAGGAATGATCATTGCCGGTTACGCCATCGGTGCCAGTTCCGGCTATATCTATGTCCGGGCCGAATATCCCCTGGCCATGCAAAGATGTGAGGAGGCCGTGGCCCAGGCCCGGGGAGAACTTTTTCTCGGGGAAAACATACTGGAACATGGTTTTTCATTCGATATAGAGATAAGGGTGGGAGCCGGAGCTTTCGTCTGTGGGGAAGAAACCGCCCTGATTTCCTCGCTCGAAGGAGCACGCGGAGACCCCAACCCCCGCCCCCCGTTTCCGGTCCAGAAGGGTTTGTGGGGCCACTCAACAACCATCAACAATGTTGAAACACTCGCCAACATTCCCTTGATCGTTCTCCATGGAGCAGAACGCTTTCGGGAGATAGGTACGGAAGACAGCCCCGGGACAAAAGTCTTTGCCCTGGCCGGCAAGATTAAAAATCCGGGGTTGATCGAAGTGCCCATGGGAACCACGTTGCGAACAATTATCTATGAAATCGGGGGCGGAATTCCGGACAAAAAGGAATTCAAGGCCGCGCAGATCGGCGGACCTTCGGGTGGCTGCTTGACCCAACGACATCTGGACATGCCCCTGGATTATGACAGCCTCAGGGAAGCCGGTTCGATGATCGGTTCCGGGGGGCTGATCATCATGGATGAGGATACATGCATGGTTGATATCGCACGCTATTATCTTGATTTCATGAAGGATGAATCCTGCGGTAAATGTACCCCTTGCCGTATCGGCACAAGGAGGATGTTGGAAATCTTGCACCGAATCAGCCGGGGCGAAGGTGAAGAAAATGATCTTGACCGCTTGAAACAACTATCCACGCTCATGATAAATACTTCTCTCTGTGGACTGGGCCGTTCGGCACCCAACCCCGTGCTCAGCACCATCAACCTTTTTTATGATGAATATATGGCCCATATCAGGGACCACCGTTGCCCGGCCGGAGTCTGCCCCAACTTGACCCGCCCGGAAATATTGAGCGAAAAATGCAAGGCATGCGGAATCTGTGCCAAAGTCTGCCCGGTAGGAGCAATCACCGGGGAAAGAAAGAAAGGTTACCGCATCGACCCCCGGAAATGTATCAACTGCCTTGAATGCGTTGCAGAATGCCCTTTTGAGGCTATTGTAGAAGGTAAGCGAAAATGA
- a CDS encoding 2Fe-2S iron-sulfur cluster binding domain-containing protein — MKMVKLRIDGQEIEVAEGSSVLEAARKAGIDIPTLCYLKDLNAPAACRVCIVQVEGRPTMDASCVLPVEEGMSVRTNTPEILAARKQILELLLSDHPFECLTCERNLNCELQRLAKRYGIRDLHLEGSRNHFPIDDLSPSVVREPDKCIRCRRCISVCKNFQAVSIYSMVERSFNAIVGPAYNGSLAETPCIYCGQCITVCPTGALREQDSTGRVWEALQDPDLHVIVQTAPSIRSTIGEEFGYPVGTPVMGQMVAALRRLGFDRVFDDCFGADVTVMEEATELIERLARGGPFPQFTSCCPSWVKFCESFYPELTANLSSVKSPQQVFGALAKTYYARMEGIDPARIFVVSVMPCVSKKYELLRPEMNSSGFRDVDAELTTRELVQMIFEAGLDLKKLPEETFDSPMGEASGAGIIFGSTGGVMEAALRTAHEWISGEELATVEFNEVRSEEYKDAEIQMGEHRIKVAVARGTGAARRLIEAILKGKKEYHFVEVMACPAGCVGGGGQPIYIETNDWNEQVSHRAMRAKGLHELDRTREIRKSHLNPSIKKLYDEFLEYPGSDIAKRLLHTGYISRKLYAPDPLPKKEPKQKVQPR; from the coding sequence ATGAAGATGGTGAAATTGAGGATTGACGGGCAAGAGATAGAGGTGGCAGAAGGTTCTTCCGTGCTGGAGGCTGCCCGGAAAGCCGGTATAGATATCCCCACGCTCTGTTACCTCAAAGATCTCAATGCTCCTGCCGCATGCCGGGTCTGCATCGTCCAGGTCGAAGGAAGGCCAACCATGGATGCTTCCTGTGTACTCCCGGTGGAGGAAGGGATGTCCGTAAGAACCAATACCCCGGAAATCCTTGCTGCCCGGAAACAGATCCTCGAACTTCTACTTTCCGACCATCCCTTCGAATGCCTTACTTGTGAACGCAACTTGAACTGTGAACTGCAGAGGCTTGCCAAACGTTATGGAATCAGGGACCTTCATCTGGAAGGCAGCCGCAACCATTTTCCAATCGATGATCTCTCCCCATCGGTTGTACGCGAACCTGACAAATGCATCCGTTGCCGCCGCTGCATCAGTGTGTGCAAAAATTTTCAGGCCGTCAGCATCTACAGCATGGTGGAAAGGAGCTTCAACGCCATTGTCGGCCCTGCATACAACGGTTCCCTGGCCGAAACACCCTGCATCTACTGCGGCCAGTGTATAACCGTCTGCCCCACGGGTGCGCTGCGGGAACAGGATTCCACGGGCCGGGTCTGGGAGGCGTTGCAAGATCCCGATCTCCATGTGATCGTGCAGACAGCCCCCTCGATCCGTTCCACTATCGGAGAAGAATTCGGCTATCCGGTGGGGACTCCGGTGATGGGGCAGATGGTAGCAGCCCTCAGGCGCCTGGGCTTCGACCGGGTTTTTGACGACTGCTTTGGTGCCGATGTAACGGTCATGGAAGAAGCGACCGAATTGATTGAAAGATTGGCCCGGGGTGGTCCCTTTCCCCAGTTCACCTCCTGCTGCCCCTCCTGGGTCAAATTCTGCGAAAGTTTCTACCCCGAACTCACCGCGAACCTGTCTTCCGTCAAATCTCCACAGCAGGTCTTCGGAGCCCTGGCCAAAACATATTATGCAAGGATGGAGGGAATTGATCCGGCCAGGATATTCGTGGTCTCGGTCATGCCCTGTGTCTCCAAAAAATACGAGCTGTTGCGGCCCGAGATGAACAGCAGCGGCTTTCGTGATGTTGATGCAGAGCTTACCACGAGGGAACTGGTCCAGATGATCTTCGAGGCCGGGCTCGACCTGAAAAAACTGCCGGAAGAAACTTTTGATTCTCCCATGGGCGAGGCCAGCGGGGCCGGAATTATTTTCGGTTCCACCGGCGGGGTCATGGAGGCGGCATTGCGTACCGCCCATGAATGGATCTCCGGCGAAGAATTGGCCACAGTCGAATTCAACGAGGTCCGTTCCGAGGAATACAAGGATGCAGAAATCCAGATGGGGGAACACCGTATCAAGGTAGCGGTAGCCAGGGGCACGGGGGCGGCCAGGCGGCTTATCGAAGCTATCCTCAAAGGGAAAAAAGAATATCATTTCGTGGAGGTGATGGCCTGCCCCGCCGGCTGCGTCGGCGGAGGCGGCCAGCCCATCTATATTGAAACCAACGACTGGAACGAACAGGTCAGCCACCGTGCCATGCGCGCCAAGGGCCTACACGAACTGGATCGCACCCGGGAAATACGCAAATCCCATCTCAACCCATCGATCAAGAAACTTTATGATGAATTTCTCGAATATCCCGGAAGCGATATTGCCAAAAGATTGTTGCATACCGGGTATATCTCGAGAAAGCTTTATGCTCCCGATCCCCTGCCAAAGAAAGAACCCAAACAGAAAGTCCAGCCGCGCTAG
- a CDS encoding B12-binding domain-containing radical SAM protein: MRIKNIVLVEPEAPGDHVYKTVKMPRLGLPLLGTILKEKGYAVRVLLGGRDSIFPRDIDVADLVGVSTTTSTSAEAYRIARYARSRKIPAIIGGIHATFLPEEALAHADYVVRGEAETSFPALIRSIEEKRLPTDIRGVSYWDGAEMVHNPDRDTWEDVNAHPIPDLSMIGKLSTYPVMTSRGCPFDCSFCSVTPMFGRKFRYRSTELVLQELERYRKEKVFFVDDNFTAKRSRAKELLRSMIDMNILPRYWGAQVRVDVAHDPELLDLMRRTNGRMAYIGLESISPETLASYNKQQDIGDIKEAIRALHEYRIGVHGMFMLGGEGDTVESIRETVDFALDMHIDTVQFLVLTPLPGTPLFDQLEAEGRLLTRNWHLYDGQHVVYRPARVEPEVLQQEMVTAYKKFYSFRNMFKNVFVTGLNSTLFRGVGWWLSRHFEKQSRPYYGELGRFLDPVPLKQPLFKRKLMAFNRSGTASSLKSSQLQIYLSMRKDVLYMRIKGLANRATLQALKQEFKQVIPAEISGVVVNLEGLKFVSGNVAKQFTHFLGNAGNRVRKLEVFCRVGDGLRHIIEKYTKSMPSFVVIEY, from the coding sequence ATGCGTATCAAAAACATTGTTCTTGTTGAACCAGAGGCACCTGGTGACCACGTTTACAAAACGGTGAAAATGCCCCGGCTGGGGCTTCCGCTCCTGGGAACGATCTTGAAGGAAAAGGGGTATGCTGTAAGGGTCCTGTTGGGTGGAAGGGATTCTATCTTCCCCCGTGACATCGACGTTGCGGATCTGGTGGGGGTCTCCACGACCACTTCCACCAGTGCGGAAGCTTATCGCATAGCACGTTATGCCCGAAGCAGAAAGATACCGGCGATCATCGGGGGAATACACGCTACTTTCTTGCCCGAGGAGGCCCTCGCTCATGCCGATTATGTTGTTCGTGGCGAAGCAGAAACTTCCTTTCCGGCATTGATCAGGTCCATCGAGGAGAAGCGGCTCCCCACCGATATTCGGGGTGTTTCCTACTGGGACGGAGCGGAGATGGTTCATAACCCGGATCGGGATACCTGGGAAGATGTGAACGCACATCCTATCCCCGATCTTTCCATGATTGGCAAGTTGTCCACATATCCGGTGATGACTTCACGCGGTTGTCCCTTTGACTGCAGTTTTTGCAGTGTTACGCCCATGTTTGGCAGGAAGTTTCGCTATCGAAGCACGGAACTGGTACTGCAGGAGCTAGAACGCTACAGGAAGGAAAAAGTATTTTTTGTCGATGATAATTTTACGGCCAAGCGCAGCAGAGCCAAGGAACTGTTGCGAAGTATGATTGATATGAATATCTTGCCCCGTTACTGGGGGGCCCAGGTACGGGTTGATGTGGCACATGACCCTGAATTGCTCGACTTGATGCGTCGTACCAACGGGAGAATGGCTTATATCGGGTTGGAATCGATCAGCCCGGAGACTCTGGCGAGTTACAACAAGCAGCAGGACATCGGAGATATCAAGGAGGCTATTCGGGCCCTCCACGAATATCGTATCGGTGTACACGGCATGTTCATGCTGGGCGGTGAGGGCGACACGGTGGAGAGTATACGTGAAACGGTGGACTTCGCCCTCGACATGCATATCGATACGGTACAATTTCTTGTTCTTACTCCGCTTCCGGGTACACCCCTTTTCGATCAGCTCGAGGCCGAAGGCCGCCTTCTGACCAGGAATTGGCACCTTTATGACGGGCAACACGTGGTTTACCGTCCCGCCAGGGTAGAACCGGAGGTATTGCAGCAAGAGATGGTCACCGCTTATAAAAAATTCTATTCTTTCCGGAACATGTTCAAAAATGTTTTCGTGACGGGATTGAATTCAACTCTATTCAGGGGTGTCGGCTGGTGGCTGTCACGCCATTTTGAAAAACAATCCCGCCCATATTACGGTGAGCTGGGGCGTTTCCTTGACCCGGTTCCGCTCAAGCAGCCCTTGTTCAAACGGAAATTGATGGCTTTCAATCGTTCCGGAACGGCCTCCTCCCTGAAAAGCAGCCAGTTGCAGATATATTTGTCCATGCGCAAGGATGTTCTTTACATGCGTATAAAGGGTTTGGCGAACAGGGCGACGTTGCAGGCATTGAAACAGGAATTCAAGCAGGTCATACCCGCCGAAATATCCGGGGTGGTGGTTAATCTGGAGGGTTTGAAATTTGTATCCGGCAACGTCGCGAAACAGTTCACTCACTTTCTTGGCAACGCGGGCAACAGGGTCCGCAAATTGGAAGTTTTCTGCAGGGTGGGAGATGGGCTGCGCCATATAATCGAAAAATACACGAAAAGCATGCCTTCTTTTGTAGTCATTGAATATTGA
- a CDS encoding lytic transglycosylase domain-containing protein, translating to MFKSLLNILFYDLISRLWAGNDRLPPSARSGEVSFRDVLHNVSSGMTSSNNSFSTGVQVQEKNSQGNLDALILQAAGKYNINPNLLRAVIKVESNFRPDAVSRAGAMGLMQLMPATARGLGVSDPFNPAQNIDGGARYLRQMLDKFGDTRLALAAYNAGPGNVQKYNGIPPFTETQNYVPRVLNEMNRLDFMV from the coding sequence ATGTTCAAGTCTTTGCTTAACATACTGTTCTACGATCTTATTTCCAGGTTATGGGCAGGAAATGACCGACTGCCACCCTCTGCCAGATCCGGCGAAGTTTCTTTCCGCGATGTCCTGCATAATGTCAGTTCCGGGATGACATCCAGCAACAATTCTTTCTCTACGGGGGTGCAGGTGCAGGAGAAAAACAGCCAGGGTAATCTTGATGCATTGATCTTGCAGGCGGCCGGCAAATACAATATCAATCCCAATTTGCTGCGGGCGGTGATCAAGGTTGAATCCAACTTCAGGCCGGATGCCGTATCCCGGGCAGGGGCGATGGGGCTGATGCAATTGATGCCGGCAACGGCAAGAGGCCTCGGGGTTAGCGATCCTTTCAACCCCGCCCAGAATATTGACGGGGGGGCCAGGTATCTGCGCCAGATGCTAGATAAATTTGGTGACACAAGGCTGGCTCTGGCTGCATACAACGCCGGGCCGGGCAATGTGCAGAAATATAACGGGATACCACCTTTTACGGAGACACAAAATTACGTGCCCAGGGTTTTAAACGAGATGAACAGGTTGGATTTCATGGTATGA
- a CDS encoding cold shock domain-containing protein — translation MEGSVKWFNAQKGYGFIEVEDGKDVFVHYSEIQGDGFKVLEEGQRVEFEIVEGTRGPQAANVVKL, via the coding sequence ATGGAAGGTAGTGTTAAGTGGTTCAATGCCCAGAAGGGCTACGGTTTTATCGAGGTTGAGGATGGGAAGGATGTTTTCGTGCACTATTCGGAGATTCAGGGTGACGGGTTCAAGGTTTTGGAGGAGGGCCAGAGGGTTGAATTCGAGATCGTTGAAGGAACTCGCGGGCCCCAAGCAGCAAACGTGGTAAAATTATAG
- a CDS encoding methylated-DNA--[protein]-cysteine S-methyltransferase, with translation MKANNIYFYDSPLGSIMIAEDGAAITKLYFSDGAGCRDLPSRETVLLKEAVIQLEEYFAGKRKLFDLPVAPAGTAFQLKVWEALREIPYGQTRSYGQVAQSVGNGKAARAVGMANSKNPISIIIPCHRVIGSGGKLVGYGGGLDRKAFLLELEKSRR, from the coding sequence ATGAAAGCAAACAATATTTATTTTTACGATTCACCACTGGGTAGTATCATGATCGCGGAAGATGGCGCAGCTATCACGAAACTTTATTTTTCCGACGGGGCAGGTTGCCGCGATTTGCCTTCGAGGGAGACTGTCCTCTTGAAAGAAGCGGTAATTCAACTTGAAGAGTATTTTGCGGGGAAACGCAAGTTGTTTGACCTGCCTGTAGCGCCTGCGGGGACCGCTTTTCAGTTAAAAGTATGGGAGGCCTTGCGGGAAATACCTTACGGACAGACGAGAAGTTATGGTCAGGTAGCGCAATCGGTGGGCAACGGAAAAGCTGCCCGCGCCGTTGGCATGGCCAACAGCAAAAATCCCATTTCAATCATCATTCCCTGTCACAGGGTGATCGGTTCCGGCGGGAAACTGGTAGGCTATGGTGGGGGACTGGACCGAAAAGCTTTCCTTCTGGAATTGGAAAAAAGCCGCCGATGA
- a CDS encoding class I SAM-dependent methyltransferase translates to MDKNPYETRADEYESWFHENDLLFQSELEAIKQLMPDFRKGIEIGAGTGIFAQALGVREGVEPSAAMRKKSEARGIRVIDASAEKLPIADAVHDLVLMITVDCFLKNVRQAFEEIHRIMTSDGYLVIAFLDRSSPLGVVYETRKKNNPFYAAANLHSSAEIKKELAEAGFEILHTCQTIYELENKKQIVLPGSGKGVFVVLKARKITSKK, encoded by the coding sequence ATGGATAAAAACCCCTACGAGACGAGGGCCGACGAGTATGAATCCTGGTTTCACGAAAATGATCTTCTTTTCCAATCTGAACTGGAAGCTATCAAGCAGCTCATGCCCGATTTCAGGAAAGGCATTGAAATAGGTGCAGGTACGGGTATTTTTGCCCAGGCACTGGGTGTCCGCGAGGGAGTTGAACCGTCAGCGGCAATGCGGAAAAAATCGGAAGCCAGGGGCATCCGGGTCATCGACGCGTCCGCTGAAAAACTGCCAATTGCAGATGCCGTTCATGACCTGGTACTGATGATCACCGTCGATTGTTTTCTGAAGAATGTCCGGCAAGCTTTTGAAGAAATACACCGGATCATGACCAGTGATGGCTACCTGGTCATCGCTTTTCTTGATCGATCATCACCATTGGGCGTGGTCTATGAAACCAGGAAAAAAAACAACCCATTCTACGCCGCGGCCAACCTTCATTCAAGTGCAGAAATAAAAAAGGAACTGGCGGAAGCGGGCTTTGAAATATTGCACACCTGCCAGACCATCTACGAACTTGAAAACAAAAAACAGATTGTCCTGCCCGGGAGTGGAAAAGGTGTCTTCGTCGTTCTTAAGGCCCGGAAAATCACATCGAAAAAATAA
- a CDS encoding redoxin domain-containing protein yields MLVTKKAPSFTAKAYHDGKIKQISLEDYKGKWLVLCFYPGDFTFV; encoded by the coding sequence ATGCTGGTAACAAAAAAGGCTCCTTCCTTCACGGCCAAAGCGTACCACGACGGCAAGATCAAGCAAATTTCGCTGGAGGATTACAAAGGTAAATGGCTCGTTCTTTGTTTTTATCCCGGGGATTTTACCTTTGTCTGA
- a CDS encoding redoxin domain-containing protein, which produces MAVGYDDIVALGADVLSISTDSVFSHKIWNETELSKMIGKDIPFPMASDQTGAIGRLYGVYDEEEGVNIRGRFLIDPEGVIQAAEVLSPPVGRNPEELIRQLKAYRHHQETGEVMPSGWTEGGKTLKPSPALAGKVWEVWQPPKK; this is translated from the coding sequence ATAGCCGTGGGCTATGATGACATTGTTGCCCTGGGAGCAGATGTCCTTTCTATCAGTACCGACAGCGTTTTCTCCCACAAGATCTGGAATGAAACGGAGCTTAGCAAGATGATCGGGAAAGACATCCCTTTCCCCATGGCTTCCGATCAGACGGGTGCCATTGGCAGGCTCTATGGTGTTTATGACGAAGAAGAAGGGGTAAATATCCGCGGCCGCTTTCTGATCGACCCCGAGGGAGTCATACAGGCCGCCGAGGTATTGAGCCCCCCCGTCGGACGGAACCCGGAAGAATTGATCCGCCAGCTCAAAGCTTACAGGCATCATCAAGAAACCGGTGAAGTCATGCCATCGGGGTGGACAGAAGGGGGCAAGACCTTGAAACCTTCACCGGCGCTGGCCGGCAAGGTGTGGGAAGTCTGGCAACCTCCGAAAAAATAG
- a CDS encoding NAD-dependent epimerase/dehydratase family protein: protein MDKLYLVTGSAGHLGSVVTRYLTEAGKAVRALVLPGEKDIPEKAEIFSGDVLDKDGIRPCFRNLDGRDLVVIHCAGIVSIASRFIQAVYDVNVTGTRNIVDLCRDHDVSKLVYVSTVHAIPEKPAGTVITEITDFSPDAVVGHYAKTKAEATSYVLDAARQGLNACVVYPSGIAGPYDHGRGHITTLVIDYYKRRLTSGIDGGYDFVDVRDVANGIIATCDRGRRGEGYILSNRFFKVREILTMLHEITGKSKIKSYLPLWFINAVAPLAELYYRILRQPPLFTPYSIYTLNSNALFSHRKASEELGYTTRDMRETLADTVDWLKEKGRI from the coding sequence ATGGATAAGCTGTATCTGGTCACCGGTTCGGCAGGCCATCTGGGAAGTGTGGTTACACGGTATCTGACCGAGGCGGGAAAAGCTGTCCGCGCCCTGGTGCTGCCCGGTGAGAAAGACATTCCCGAAAAGGCAGAAATATTTTCTGGCGATGTACTTGATAAAGATGGTATCAGGCCGTGTTTCAGGAACCTGGATGGCCGTGATCTGGTTGTCATTCACTGTGCCGGAATAGTGTCCATAGCCTCCAGGTTTATCCAGGCGGTGTATGATGTGAACGTGACCGGAACAAGGAATATTGTTGATCTTTGCCGGGATCATGACGTATCAAAGTTGGTCTATGTCAGCACGGTCCATGCCATCCCTGAAAAACCCGCCGGTACAGTGATAACGGAAATAACAGATTTTTCACCGGATGCAGTTGTGGGGCATTACGCTAAGACGAAGGCAGAAGCAACATCATATGTTCTGGATGCTGCCAGACAGGGGCTGAATGCCTGCGTTGTTTACCCGTCCGGGATTGCCGGGCCGTATGACCACGGGAGAGGGCATATCACCACCCTGGTCATCGATTATTACAAACGAAGATTGACCTCCGGTATCGATGGTGGGTATGATTTTGTTGATGTGCGTGACGTGGCAAACGGGATCATTGCAACTTGTGATAGAGGCAGGCGCGGCGAGGGTTACATACTGTCCAACAGATTCTTCAAAGTCAGGGAAATACTCACCATGTTGCATGAAATAACGGGCAAGAGCAAAATAAAAAGTTACCTGCCTCTCTGGTTTATAAATGCTGTGGCACCCCTGGCGGAACTGTATTACAGGATACTGCGCCAGCCACCATTGTTCACTCCATATTCCATCTATACCCTCAATTCAAATGCACTGTTTTCTCATCGGAAAGCTAGCGAGGAATTGGGTTACACAACCAGAGACATGAGGGAGACCCTGGCCGATACGGTCGATTGGCTGAAAGAGAAGGGCAGGATATAA
- a CDS encoding zinc ribbon domain-containing protein: MYCENCGAKLPANSKFCASCGANVDGQSVTPSTTAVPPVTPVPPPPPAYTAADRTTSPPPPPPAAPNQTPSPSPLRTAPAATPPPAPDFASAPQSHSPSPQRSYPPQPSLGTRVVSADGALSVGQYIVMFILLSIPLVNIIMLFVWGFGSSVNPNKKNFARASLIMAAIGIVLVVIFWGIIGSLMADLMYDFY; the protein is encoded by the coding sequence ATGTATTGTGAAAATTGCGGGGCCAAACTTCCCGCAAACTCCAAGTTCTGTGCCTCCTGTGGCGCAAATGTCGATGGGCAATCAGTAACCCCCTCCACAACTGCGGTGCCCCCTGTCACTCCTGTCCCGCCGCCTCCACCCGCCTATACTGCGGCAGATCGGACAACTTCGCCTCCCCCTCCGCCTCCTGCCGCACCGAACCAGACACCGTCTCCGTCGCCGCTTCGTACTGCCCCGGCTGCGACACCTCCTCCGGCACCAGATTTCGCATCGGCGCCCCAATCACATTCACCCTCGCCGCAACGGTCTTATCCACCCCAACCATCACTGGGGACGAGGGTAGTTTCGGCAGACGGTGCATTGAGCGTGGGCCAGTACATCGTCATGTTTATATTGTTGAGCATCCCTCTTGTGAACATCATCATGTTGTTTGTGTGGGGTTTTGGTTCATCGGTCAATCCGAACAAAAAAAACTTTGCCCGGGCTTCCCTGATCATGGCCGCGATCGGGATCGTACTCGTTGTTATATTTTGGGGTATTATCGGCAGTTTGATGGCAGATCTCATGTATGACTTTTACTAA